The proteins below are encoded in one region of Aphis gossypii isolate Hap1 unplaced genomic scaffold, ASM2018417v2 Contig00361_ERROPOS139634+, whole genome shotgun sequence:
- the LOC126553878 gene encoding uncharacterized protein LOC126553878 — MPRQLIFLVGVMKNQITGSKLPSKRDILSVLFYNMRIVKLTLHDSASLVFDECQIFWIKARIPIQDRSNCVTKIKKLYDEWRKLDKNKNRITDTQKKIMNTFEDNLNDLFDIAHSNALNTIKIHEDKLFLIKQREKGRHGCMMGIDSKLTSLEFRKCYLEEQKVRQKEKHEIASKSPVVSMDYISDENFTDEEEIINIESVGPSKIKRARKEIINHRLSAALDKCKISDRDAVHLLTAAAESFNVNTSEYIINRSSIKRAREKRREQLSEAIKSNFLNVNLQYCVVHWDSKLLPGLTGRDTIDRLPVIITAPNVEQLLGVPQLSSGRGNEICSAVYNTLDDWCLLDKVEAFVFDTTASNSGRLNGACVLLEQKLNRNILFLACRHHIFEIILQAVFVTSKLSVMSGPDIPLFKRFKNNWVNLDLRNFHTWTSHPDVFEELKYVVDDVLLFCTKRIEDNYPRDDYKEFIELIMIFLGKTPPRGIHFRPPGAYHLARWMAKGIYCFKIGVDMCSRSNYSST; from the exons atgccaagacaattaatattcttgGTCGGTGTTATGAAAAACCAAATAACTGGTAGTAAGCTTCCATCAAAAAGAGATATTTTGAGTGTTCTCTTTTACAATATGCGTATAGTCAAACTAACATTACACGATAGCGCTAGTCTTGTGTTTGACGAATGTCAAATTTTTTGGATAAAAGCGCGTATACCTATTCAAGATCGATCAAATTgcgttacaaaaattaaaaaactctaTGATGAATGGagaaaattagataaaaataaaaatagaattactgatacacaaaaaaaaattatgaatacgtTTGAAGACAATTTAAATGACTTATTTGACATTGCGCATAGTAAtgcattaaatactataaaaattcacgaagataaattatttttaataaaacaacgtGAAAAAGGACGTCATGGATGCATGATGGGTATAGATTCAAAATTAACCAGTCTTGAATTTCGAAAATGCTATTTAGAAGAACAAAAAGTTAGACAGAAAGAAAAACACGAAATTGCGTCGAAATCACCAg ttgTGTCTATGGACTATATATCAGATGAAAACTTCACTGATGAAgaggaaattataaatattgaaagtgTTGGCCCGTCAAAAATCAAGCGAGCAAGAAAGGAAATTATAAACCACCGTTTATCGGCTGCATTagacaaatgtaaaataagtgACCGAGATGCCGTTCATTTACTTACAGCTGCAGCTGAATCTTTTAATGTCAATACTAGTGAgtacataattaatagatcTTCAATTAAAAGAGCTCGAGAAAAGCGTCGTGAACAATTATCTGAAgctataaaatctaattttttaaatgtaaatctaCAATATTGCGTTGTGCATTGGGATTCAAAATTACTACCCGGCTTAACAGGAAGGGACACAATAGATCGTCTCCCTGTGATTATTACAGCTCCTAATGTTGAACAGTTATTAGGAGTTCCACAATTATCATCTGGGAGAGGGAATGAAATATGTTCGgctgtatataatactttagaCGATTGGTGTCTATTAGATAAAGTAGAAGCTTTTGTATTTGATACTACTGCATCAAATAGTGGCCGTCTAAATGGTGCATGCGTTCTTCTCGAACAAAAGTTAAATCGAAATATTCTATTTCTTGCTTGTCGTCaccatatttttgaaataattttacaagctGTTTTTGTTACATCAAAACTATCTGTTATGTCTGGACCTGATATTCCATTgtttaaacgatttaaaaataactgggTGAATTTAGATTTACGTAATTTTCATACATGGACATCACATCCAGATGTATttgaagaattaaaatatgtagtagatgatgttttattattttgtacaaaaagaATCGAAGATAATTATCCAAGAGATGACTATAAAGAATTTATAGaacttattatgatatttttgggGAAAACACCTCCACGAGGAATACATTTTCGACCACCTGGTGCTTACCACTTAGCCCGATGGATGGCAAAaggaatatattgttttaaaat agGCGTGGATATGTGCTCCCGATCCAATTACAGCTCcacttaa
- the LOC126553881 gene encoding uncharacterized protein LOC126553881, which translates to MAKRILEINEEGINTDDQEKDSQKKIVLQFDDVQHFLNKDLPLELISNKSIQFFQRFRISKDFLHKDPSLWNITTEYKEAKDVITTLKVVNDSAERGVKLMEEFNDKFTKQEEQKQYVLQIVQDYRKQYPGFSRKVLKQTYNK; encoded by the exons ATGGCAAAACGGATATTGGAAATAAATGAAGAAGGTATCAATACTGACGATCAAGAAAAAGactctcaaaaaaaaattgttttacaatttgatgacgttcaacattttttaaataaagatctTCCATTggaattaatatcaaataaatcgaTACAGTTTTTTCAAAGATTTCGTATTTCTAAGGACTTTTTACATAAGGATCCAAGTTTATGGAACATAACCACCGAATATAAAGAAGCAAAGGATGTTATAACTACATTAAAAGTTGTCAATGACAGTGCAGAAAGAGGTGTGAAATTGATGGAGGAGTTTAACGACAAATTTACGAAACAAGAGGAACAGAAACAATATGTGTTAcag attgttCAAGATTATAGGAAGCAGTACCCGGGATTCAGTcgtaaagttttaaaacaaacctataacaaataa